TTGCACTCGACGGCGATTCGGCGCTTCCCCTTCTCGAGGACGAGGTCGAGCTCGGCCCCGGCGCTCGTCCGGAAGAAAAAGGCCCGCCAGCCGGGGAAGGCTCCGAGGATGTTCTCGAGGACGAGGCTCTCCCACGAAGCGCCCCTCACCGGGTGTCCGAGGAGGTCGTCGGGGGTGACGATCCCGAGGAGCGCGTGGAGGACCCCGGTGTCGCGGAGGAAGACCCTCGGGGACTTCACGAGCCGCTTGCCGAGATTCGCCTCGAGAGGAGGCAGCAGGCGGAGCATGAAGGTCCCCTCGAGGAGCTCGAGCCAGGCGCGAACGGTGTGGGCGCTGACTCCGAGCGCCGACCCGAGCCGGGCGGAGTTCAGGGTCTGCCCGTGTTCGTGGGCGCACATCCGCCAGAGGCGCGCGAGCCGGGGAACGTCCACGCGCGCGCGGACGTCTCGCACGTCCCGCTCGAGGAAGGTCCGGACGAAGTCCTCGCGCCAGGCGAAGCTCTCCTCGTCCGTCGCGGCGAGCACGCTCCTCGGGAAGCCACCGCGGAGCCACGTGGTTGCCAGTGCCTCGTCGATCCCAGCGCCAGACAGCTCGGGCAGGAGGAACGGGGTCAGCTCGACGAACGTGACGCGCCCGGCGAGCGTCTCGGAACTCTGGCGCAGGAGGTCCGGAGAGGCCGAGCCCAGGACGAGCACCTGGCCGTTCCGATCCTGCGAATCGACGACGGAGCGGAGGACCGGGAACAGGTCGGGGACCCGCTGGATCTCGTCGAGGCAGACCGTCTCGCCGGCGTGGAGGGCGAAGAACGCCTCCGGGTCGGTCAGCTTCGCCGCGTCCGAAGGCCGCTCGAGGTCGACGTAGAGCGACTTCGGCAG
This portion of the Holophagales bacterium genome encodes:
- a CDS encoding ATP-binding protein, which gives rise to MHGYVSRETEKDVLLRLRRSPVVAIVGPRQCGKTTLAKRVLSHLPKSLYVDLERPSDAAKLTDPEAFFALHAGETVCLDEIQRVPDLFPVLRSVVDSQDRNGQVLVLGSASPDLLRQSSETLAGRVTFVELTPFLLPELSGAGIDEALATTWLRGGFPRSVLAATDEESFAWREDFVRTFLERDVRDVRARVDVPRLARLWRMCAHEHGQTLNSARLGSALGVSAHTVRAWLELLEGTFMLRLLPPLEANLGKRLVKSPRVFLRDTGVLHALLGIVTPDDLLGHPVRGASWESLVLENILGAFPGWRAFFFRTSAGAELDLVLEKGKRRIAVECKASSAPTVTRGFWSALEDLRIDEAWVVAPIASAFPLGSGVEAVPLGDFLSRAPRR